aCCTCACATCCTCAGTTTGACAGGCAAATCAGTATTTAGAAAGGATTTATTTTGCTAACATcatcttttttctttgttaCCTATGATCATCAGTCAATCTTCTATTGtaccaaaaaaaaagttaatatgtaaatttatttttattttatcagtttATTTATCAGGGACAATACATATAGGCATTgttacatctaaagtgcaaccgATGCAATGTGTGTGGGACTTCTAGCCGTAGGCTAATTTGCAGTCAAAGTACGGCACTTAATAAATGTTTTGGTCCGGTGAGTTCACGTGCCCATTTGTTTATCCACTCCAGTAGTGCTAGCTGAGATGAATGAACTTCACATTAGGCAGTCTCTTTCCAAGCAAGATGTGAGCCACTAATGAACGAAGCAGGATTCAAAATCCAAATACAATCTCAAGGTTAGATCTTCAGACAACTattactctgcagagatctgaggagcagttaaccatagtcctgatataaccggagtttagaatgccaacacaaagaaagcgggaggtgacggacatccggccgaaaattagggacatccggcggaacctcCGGCTGCACCGGAACTATCCTGTAACTGACAAAACTAGTTCAAAGACAAGCACACTCTGGGGTTTCTCACATAACGTTACTCCACATTTGTTGGATCCCAAGACACACGTCTTCCATCATGTAATCCTCCCAAAGCGGCCATGTCCGACTCCTCCAGCTGAAACCCAAACAcctatgagtgtgtgtgagaggagaggtagaggaggaggaagaggtaaACGGGTGAAATGAGAAAATGTATGGCTGAGTGATTACAGATTGTAGTAAGAGTTGGCTGCCTGCTCTCCTGAGAGAGACCTAGAATTAGTCATtgtcaccaaaaaaaaaacaaacaatcttCATCAATCTGTACTTTAAtacagattcttttttttctctcttaatTTTGTGTGTTAGCCTTTTGttgcgtttcttttttttttctttcaaatgttGTCATACCTGCCTGATCGATGGCTCACAATAATTAATCATCCTTAACCTTTCTCaattcataaaacattttttacaatcAAGCAAAACAGCGtgtaaaaggttttttttttttaactcacttGACAGTTTTCTTGAATCCTCTTCTTTTTCGTAGATTTGGGGATTGTAACAACTCCATTCTAAGGAAAAAGCAGAGAAACCATAGCAATGTGGATACAAAAAAACCCCAATGTGTCAGGCCAATTCAACTTAGGGCAGGCGATATCTGAACAATGGGACCACCTGAATACTCCAGCGGATGCAGATCTGAGCAGGTGTGCGGCTGTATTTTTCTGCTATCTGGAGAACAGTCGGGTTGCTGAGGACTTGACCCTTGGCCAGAGGACTGTACCCTTCAAACACAATTCCCTCCTGACGACAGTACTCCATCAGGTGATTGGGCTGCTGGAAAGGATGGTACTCCACCTGGTGGATCATATCATTTTTAAGATGCATCAAAGGCATGTTATTGCATGTAGGCAGTTCTGTTTAACATTTACTCGAATACTCCAACACTGGGATGAACGGCACACCAAAGATTCTTGTTTTGAAGCATCTCAGAAAGGAGAACATTACCTACATAATCCATCCCTGATCATGTCGCTGAACAAATATCTATTATTGaatcatttgatttttttaatgtgtaaCTTGCCCTCTGAAAGATTCAGGTACTGTACGCAAGTTATTGAGGCGGAGAGGAGGGAATAATCTctataggctttttttttttttttagcaaaaaaagaaacccaCATAAATCTAATTGAGGGTttcctggaagaaaaaaaaaactacctgGTTGACGTGGCACAACAGTACAGTCTTCCTTTAACTCTTCCAGGTGATGGACCAGGAAGTTGCTCACTCCAATAGCACAGCACAGCCCTATAGTGACAAACAGGGATACATACGGATACACAGGATTATGTTCTATGAAATACCCACtctgcaaacaggagacatttgaagctgtggtggagaggaggtcactgaacaaactgttatctatcatggataaccccgaccaccctctccaaGAGGCTCCGATagcttcgatgtcgcacggaccgctacaggaaatcattcctaccgcaggcaattcaactttttaacacttcatcactgagtgtgaGATAAGACTCATACATCACAACTGCGctgaatgcaccttgcacaaccttgcacaataggtttatctacatCCTATCATTActagtgaaacagttgtacatttttactccccaacttgcacattaagtttatctatatctattgaaacagttgtacattttatttccaaatagtatacattttaaatattgctcgtgtagtattctattatttcatgtatattgtttcctattatttaatgtttactctgtatgtgtgctgtgtgtctgatattttgctgctgcaacaccgttatttcccattttttgggatcaataaaaatctatctatctatctatctatctatctatctatctactctaTCATAAAGATGCTTGCTGTAGTCACTTATTGCATACTTTCCAACTGTTTTCTGAGATGATCTTTCATGTTCTGTACCTTCTTTATACAGTTCCTCCAAAGCTCTCCAAGTCTCAGCTCTCATCTCCTTGTTGGAGCAACCAGGTCACGATGACTGGCCAGTGCATCAGGTACAGATCTGAAAAGGGGGCAGGTGATGATTTCATGAAAGACTACAAAAGACAGACGGACCACAAACTGCATACAACGTTGGGGAATGACGACTGCCATGATAtcaaaaagaaggaaagaacaATTATTGTTGGAGAAAATTGGTACATCTCCCATGATAATGataacacagaaaacacacaaccCATACCAAAATATTCCACCCCCATCTGCGAGCAGGAGTCAAGGCACGCCTTCTTTGCAGCTTTGTATCCATAGTCCCCATGCCACAGTTTATTGGTGACCCACAGATCACTTCGTGGTATCCCACTTTCTGTGATAGCGTCACCCAGTTTCTTCTCGCAGCCGTAGCGCTTTGCTGTGTCAATGTGGCGCACGCCACACTCAGTGAGTGCATACACAATGGCTTCATGGGAGTATCCGCCATTATGTGATGTGCCTGGAGAGAGTCAAGTCAACTCAGTTCCATTCCTTATTTTGCACTATGAACATAcatttgcaatactgtatattTAGAACATTGTTAGCAATGACAGGCTAGATCTTTTTAATATTCAACAAATCAGAAAGAAAAGtgtgaaagtacattttaaaagtaatagtaagcactatatatatagtacagttTGAGCAAATATGACACAAAGTTTATTGTTTTATGAAAGTTACCAACTGTAGCTTTGTTTATCGTATTAGGGTTTCTTCCCCAGAATGgcatattttaaaaaagaaaatctaaataTCAAAAGCTATCATAGAAGGTTAAAACTAACTGTAAACATCATATTgcatttattgtgttttattagTGTTATCATGAACATGGATTTACACAGTAAAACTCACCTAATCCAAATAACGGAATCTGCAGACCATTGGAGAGTGGGATTGTAGTACAACTCAGCTCTGGTGCGAAGGTCATGTTCCCTGGGCAGAGCTGATCTTAAATTACAAGAAGTGCTATTCTCTTCTCTATCTGCAAATATCCTCTATGTTAAAACTGTCTCTATCTGTGCCGCAAATCTGCTGTAGGGATACTTTAAGAATACCCACAACTGTCCTAAGTAATTACCCGCAAACCATCCAAGCACTTCACCATTAACAATACGTAGGTTACTTGAAATGTGATGCAAGCAGTAGTTCCAGGTTTTATGAAGTTAGTGTTTTCCTGGTTTCCAATCGTTTTCAAACCAAGTGTGATAGCATCTCTGGAGTGGGTGGAGATGTGCCTCCAATGGAAAATCAAATGACATGACATTCAAGCCAATGAGTAATCCGTAAATTTAGCACAACAAAAATGGCGTCGGTCTCCAATAAAGGGTATGAAATATGCTCAAGTGAGTGAAAACTGATGTACAAGACTGTAACCAGAGTGATATGGCTCTGACTGTAACGTATAACCGATTCAAATAAATCGCTATATATTTTAAGTAATTGGCTATTCGCAGGTTTTCCCAACAACACAGTCGTGCATTTGTTTAGTGTGTGACGTCCACTCATACCACGTTGACGCTAATGTTAGAATAGCAGAGCTCTTTTCCTTCAGGCTCTTTAGTTAGAGTTAGCCAACATGGCGACCATGTAACGTTAAAGCAAACGGACTATGAGTGCCAACAAAATGAGGTGAGTTTAAAGTtaaggaaataaataaaacatcattTCTACTGTGCTTAATGCAAATAAATAGCTCTATTATGTGGCAGTACGGTAAACCTACGGTATGGCGTTATGTACAAGTTATTTACAGAAATATTACTGGCTGATTAATTGTGTTAAACGTACTGAACAAATTGAGTAGGCTATGTGTAGGAAGGGATTCTGACCCCATACGAACTTAAAGAAAAGAAACCTAACGTTGCTGATTTTAGCAGGTCGTCTCCAGCTGTTGACTTATTTAATCATCAACAGTTTTCATCTTACTGGCAGCAACACTGTTTCTGCACCAGGcagaaacattttttattttttttttatatttaattactTCATTAACCAGTGTGTTCTGAAAGCTTCACGTGGACATGCAAAAAGTGATTCCACAAAATAAGTTGCAGTTGCAACAGCTGAGTGTAATACCTCTCCTCTCATAGCATGCGTTCAATGTAGCCTAAGTGAACTCTATTTGAAATGCTTGGAGGGACATGGAGTACATTTTAATGGGATGTTCTGCCTATCTTTGTGCCTTCTGTGATGCAGGGTCCCCCGATGCTGCATGGGGCTCCGGCGAGCCTATTTGGTTTGGCCAATCCTGCTGCTACTCCTGGTTGGTGCAGCCTTGACCGCTCTGCTGCCCCCTGCTGAGGACCAAGGAGGTGTTGGTGGCCTAGGAGTGCTACGCGAGCATACAGTCTATGTACGCGAGGTAACATCACAAAAAAAGAATCCTACACAGGACCACCATAGTGACAGCatagaggaggagcagaggttCACCATCATCATCCAAACTTACAACCGCACAGACATTTTGCTCAAACTCCTAAACCATTACCAGGCAGCACCTCATCTTCAGCAGATTATCATAGTCTGGAACAATATTGGGGAGCAGACACCCCTAAAGTTATGGAACTCGTTGGGGCCTCATCCGGTCCCTCTGGTCTTCAAGGAGCAGACTATAAATAACATGCGCAACAGACTACAACCATTCCCTGAGATTGATACTGATGGTCAGTATATTGTCTGCATATTGTTTATGCTCTGAGATGTGGCTATGCTTATATAGAACTATATGTTTTACCTGTTTCAATATGTTTCAGTTGTGATTGTTTGATTTTTGCTTTGATCCTTAGCTGTGCTGATGCTGGATGACGACACCCTGGTCAGTGTTCCTGACATCAGTTTTGCTTTTTCTGTCTGGAAGGTAATAAGCTTTAGGGACAATGTAGATGATAGTGATTAACATTCTGCATCTGCACTGGATTTGGGTTTAACAAGATAATtgattatataaataaaaatgcatgaGAATCATGGTACTGCACCATCAGCAGGTACAGCATAAGCTGTTTTGTCTTTGGTTATGCAGCAATTTCCAGACCAGATTGTTGGGTTCGTCCCACGCAAACATGTCTCAACACCAGGAGGAGTATACAGTTACGGCAGTTTTGAACTGCAGGACCCAGAAACAGCTGGAGGTGACAAGTAAGTTGTGCTTTTCTTttgtcatcattttttttttcaagctacACATAAAATGCATCTTATTGGCTCCTTGTTGAGTTTGGTCTTACTCAGAGATGGgtgcaaatacaaatacatacaaaatatatatacttgCTCATCAGGGGTCTGACCTTTACACCCCTACATTGAAAGGAGGAGCTCTGCTAATTTCTAGTGATGTTAGATTTGTTAACAAATAGTTATTTTTAACTGACTCTTAAAGTGGAATGAGTTTACTCAATTCACAAGCAGGATCGAATCACAAATCCTGCTTCTATATGGTGCATGCGCAGTTGTGCGTCAGAGCCAGGTTAACTTCCAAGAGCTGCTGCTCTAGACTCTGGTTGAGTGTGCACCCCCTAAGTTTATACGATTGTGGCATGTTACACTGTTGTCTATTTATTAGATCTAAAAAGCTAAGAGAGCTTGTGGAATGTGGCAAACTCATCGCGCAAACACATCTCCCAGCTGAAGCTGGGCAATCTGAAGTGGCAAATCAGGATATTTTGGAGGTGGGAGGCTGCAAATTCAGGGATGCATGCTGGGTGGTTTCTGTCAGTCAAAGTGACCATTGACTGACTGAACAGCCAACTGAAATGGTACTGGGGTAACTGAACAGTTAGGCCACAATGATGCACTagtgctttctttctttttttttcctactgTTTAAACATTGGGATAAAAATGTGTCTTATTTGAAAATAAAGCATTACATAATGTATttcaaatatacaaatacaagctATTAAAGTATTTTGTTACAAattaaatcttatttttttcctGTCCAGCTAAATGCAAATTACAAAAtactcaaaatgtaaataaattcgTATTTTTAAATACTTGTATTTTTTCTTGATCCACTCACTGCAGGTACTCCATGGTGTTAGTTGGTGCTGCCTTCTTCCACCGCCGCTACCTGCTGCTCTTCCAGGACCAACCTCAAGCAGTGCATGCGCTGGTGGATGAAACACAGAATTGTGACGACATTGCCATGAACTTTGCTGTAGCGCTGTATTTGAGGAAACACTCTATAGGcaaggttaacaaaccctctgGGGTCTTTGTCAAACCTGTAGACCTCCGCAACCTGGAAAAGGACGCCAGGAGCGGGTACCAGGGTATGTGGCATCGTCCTGAACACCTTCTTCAGAGGTCCTACTGTATGAACAGGCTGACACAGATCTATGGCTTCATGCCACTCTGCTTCTCCAACCTGATGGTCTCCCAGTTTGGCTTCCCCAGCTACGCCAACCATAAGAGTAGAGGCTGAACTGCTACACAGCTGACTGTTTTGGATTGAAAGAAGACAGACTCAAGTAAGTCTGGTAAGTCTGCGTTGGATTAATAACATCTGTCTAGGCCCAGGATTAGGTTGACATTGTTTAGACACTGTTGATCCCTGCATGTGTAGGAAGCCTAATTTCAAATTTCACAGACAaaatattttcaagttttaatgacagtattgaaaaaagaagaagaaaaaaaagtgtttcagCAGTGggtgaaatacaaaataaaatgttttttaataagACTATTTAGTTTGCTTACAGTTTACCTGCTCAGTGTTGTGCTCTTTTTGTATCTTGTGATACTGAGCCGTTTCATCATTGCATACGCAGGGCTATCATGGATTTCGGACAATCAGAATTTTCTACACATGGCCCAGTCTGAGGAAACGTCTATATTTGATAAGGTAATCTCTATATCATTACCAAAGCTGCCTTTCTTTCAGCATGAACAACTCTCCCAGTGGATTGTAGTGGTTGTTTTATGACCAGCAGGTATTAGTCTTAGATCGTCTTTGACACTTTGCCTCGTTTGTAACCATGATTTACAGCTCTCTGATGCTGTCGCgttcacatttttgtttttactacaTTTATACTTGTTTATGGAATGTCACTTTTCTGATGAGCTTGTATAAACTTGTCGTTACTGTGTCCCCACCAAAGTGTGAATTTATGAATAAAATACAGGTATTTTGTACATTCTAGGTAATTCCTACTATGCATGCATggacaatctttttttcttttcttttttttaaatgtgtggcCATTATAAAGACTGTATCATGTTAATTAGTTAAATAAAGCCAAAACTTTTTTCTGTGAACAGAATTTGTGGATGAATTCATTATTATTGGTAAATAagagttaaagggtaactaccggttttttttcaacctggacactattttcctatgtttttgtgtctaagtgactgatgggaacaacaatctttggcattggtccagtattaagcaagaacgaaacaggctacaatgtaagttatggggcaattgtccagcttgtatttaccttcacaaaagtgctcgttttgccactgacaggctcagattaatattctaagtgtctgacaacattatggaaaggatcccttcagagagagacctttaaaacctcagaccttttttgtttaaccagaaacggcTCTGAAGTTCTACAGCTGTAAACCCACCAGATTCCATTTTAAAAAAGCTaaacttttagcgtgtatagagccaacgtattttcacatgtaaatcggtaaactgtgtttatttcaaccaaatctagagttgtgatggttgggaaAGTGGAAAGAccacccaaaacggcttttcatagttttattttgtttctgtcgactttgaatgaagtgtattttacgatgctaaaatgacatggagtctggtgggtttagcagaCGCGATTTCGCAgatgtttttctgtttaaaaaaaggatcttattcaacagaaaggtcgacctccttagaaatcttttccataatgttgtcagacacttagaatattaatctgagcctgtcagtggcaaaacgagcacttttgtgaaggtaaatacaagctggacaaatTGCCCTactaacttacattgtagcttgtttcgccgctgccaaaTTTACTGGACCCatttcaaagattattgttcccatcagtcacatagatacaaaaacatagaaaaatagggtccaggttgaaaaaagcggtagttaccctttaagtctGTGAACAGAGGTCAAGATCCTGAGATATACTGAATGATTGAAGATTTTTCAAGTGACAAAGTGCCATATTAGGAGTGGGTGGTGTCCtttctccaatttattttgttttcaggGCTTCCAAGCTGAATTACTGACATATCGATGCATCTTGTTTCTGACACAAACAGTATCACTCCACAGCTTTTTCACCAGTGTGTAGAAGTATGAGTTCCCACTTGTTCCCAACTATGTGGTAAATTCTTGTTTTAATGAGGACTAGTCCCCTctttaattaaatgaaaatataaatgaataatTAACTCAGATTGTTGAAACTCCAGTTTTAATAGCAACATAAGACCAGCCCACAGGACTGTATATTACATTGAAGTTAGCAAATAATTAAATCACTGAATCGTATCAGcactctgtttttttctgcccAGGCTTATATAATTGCTTTCAATAATATTAACAGGACAAAACTAACTTtaaaacaaaagttaaaaaacaTCTATGCGTTATTAAGAGGTAGGAGAGTGatgatattttcattttgtagcTTGAAGGGGTTACTTGTAGGGCAGCAGATGTTATCAGTCTACACAGTAAACATCTGGATTGCAACACAAGGTGTGAGGTCtgacctgttttttttaaatttccagTCTCTGCATACCATCAAATCAGCATATGGTCATTACAAACcctgataaaaaaaactatatttattaataaacaaTTACACCCGACTCCCTCTCTGTGGATAAAAGTGTCCTTGCATATTCTGGGGTAACTGTGGACTCCCAGTTCTTTCAAAAAGGATCCGAGAGACCTTGCAGAGTCTCATTGTGGTCcagctccaccaccaccaccactgacCCCAGGCCCACCTCCTGGCCTGGATCCACCGGCACCTGGAGAACGCATGTCATGCCACAGCTTCACAAGAGGCTCCCTCTTCCTCCAAATCAGTTTGTGACCATACGCCACATACCATCTGTAGGACAAGAAACATGGAGACGGTTGAAATGTACTGACTGCAGGACAGGATACTACCAAACCATATAATAATACACGATAAGAACATGAACGCCGCTGTAAGTAGCTGAAAAAGCTGAAGTTCCAGTATATTGTGAATAACAATAATGCATaattacagtatatagtaaACTGAGTGTATTCATCAGCTGTTATCACATGAAAGAAATCCCATACTAATGACAACTGAGCCATATATTGcacatctgctgatgaagacagATGTGTTTGAAAGATCCtgaaaaagctagtaagtggacttTGATTTAAGATGATTTTCTTTCAAACTATAAAAACACTGTGGTGTGATTGCTTTCTCACCTGCTGTTTAAGAATGAACTCTGAACCTCAGCTACAAGAAGACATTTTACACTTTCACTGTGTTTCTTACAATTTGGGCCACAATCCAATTATCTCTTAACTGCATCTGATGTGTTTTGAGGATAAATGTaagacttaacccttgtgttgtcttcccgtcgaccgtgcaacttccggtttttctgggtcaaaatttaaactttttttcgacgttttggACGTCTTTTCcgacacttttgttgcttttcgaccgatgtttttgtcacttttttcaacgtttttgtcacttttccccaACGTTTTTTTCAGGCACCTTTTGACGTCATTCTGCCCAATATAAAACACATCATTTATGCATTTTCTATAGAGTTTTTGCATCTTTGTTGTTTACAAAAGCCATAAATACACTATTCTTCTTTTCAATGAAAAATGTTGGCCACTCACACTCCAAAGAGGGCTCCTCCAAGGTGAGCTGCATGGTCAAACAGCCGCCATCCCAGTATGAGCCCTGCAGTATCTATGGCGACGAGCACTTTCAGAGCCTAAAGGCAGACCAATGACAGGAACTTGACTTTACACACAATGTGCTACACCAAATCAAGAACTATTAAGCTACCATGCATTCAGACATGCATACGGTACTTACACATTCACTCACAGGACATTGTCCGTTTTGCTCATGCACAGATTTACATCTCTTATCTGCAGCTAAAACACAACGTGGGAATGTCAACACCCTATTACCAAACTATTTTAAATCACATTACACTTCAGAGTTGTGTCTCTACATAACAAAACAACTTGAGAGTGCAcaatcacgcacacacacagtgcatcaCTTACATTTCCTGCTGTGAAAGTGATCATGGGGAGGAAGATTATTCCTAGTTTGGCCTCTGGCACCTTTGCACAGACTGCGGCCAGTACTGCCATGACAGCACCTGACTATAGATCAAACAAAAGAAAGGTCAAAACATTAGGACTGCTgtagttcttttaaatcaagctgTATGAAGATTTGAGCTAATATCTTACTGCTCCTAATGATGGATGGAGACGTCCAGTGGCAGTTTTACACATGTAGCTGACCATAGTGGAAATCACACCTGAAAATACACATTATAATTGAGACATCACTCTTTCTTCCACACAAAAAACTTAATTCATCCATTTCATCATAGATACCATATATTTTACCAactgttaaaatatacaaatgTGTTAAGCTCCTAGACTAATGATTCTAATGAAATTCAGAGCCATTTAGCTAAATAGCAAATATGTAATACGTACAGTATGATTTTTTAgttttctaaatatctgtcatTAAATTTGATGACTTCAAGATTAAGTTATTTATAACTTATATTACTTAAATTGTTGAACCTAAATAGATTATGTAAGAGATTAAAAGGGATTTGGGTTTGATAGATTCAATGCTGTTCCAATACTGGATTTATAATCAATTCaatgttatcagaccccagTACTATTTTTATTTGACTCACCGGCGGACAGGTAGAGTGCAAGAAACTGCTCCTTCCCTAACAGAGAGACAATTCCTGATGAGAATGTCCACAGGACATACATGTTGGCCACCATGTGGATAATGGAGTAGTGGCTGAAGCAGGACAGGACCATGGGAAGACACCGTGTTTCTGGTGGGAGACAGAAAAATGGACAGAAACCGAGAACTTGATCCAGCTGCACATTTTACACATGCAAGAAAATCCTTCCCCTTACTGTCCTTGTGTAAGCCATTTGTATTATGTACTTGATTTAAAAAGAACATGCATACTCACTGGAGGCTGGGTTGGACGTGAAGTACTTAATCATGCTTCTTTGCATTGAAGGGATGCGCCAGCAACACAGAACTACAGCATTTACTGCAATGATGCCTGGAAAACAGTGATAAGGAAAGCTCCTGACTATGAAGAAATGTGGGATTATATTCAACATGTGTAAAGGTGTGGATGCTAGCTATTCAAGTTGAAGAAAGACAATGACAAAAGGAGTCTGTCTGCAAAATAAGTTACCGGTTACAGTCTTCTGTCCCTCTGTGAGACTGCTCCAGAAGTCATCTACCATGGACACAAGGAGAAGGAGCTGTCGCTGGAAGCCTGACAGTTTGTTCCACCAGTCATGCCAGTACACCATGTCCTGAGACCCCTGGTGATATAGGAATGGTTCAATGAATCACTGCAAGCAGCCTATTAGTACATTGGTTATATACGTTAACAGCAGTGGAGGAGAGAGCCAGCAGTTTGCATCATTAAACCTCACCTGTAAGAGTTTTTCTGACTCCTCTTCAGCTTTTGCAGTCGTAACTCTTGACTTCAGGGTCTCATATTGCAGAATGGCA
This Sander lucioperca isolate FBNREF2018 chromosome 9, SLUC_FBN_1.2, whole genome shotgun sequence DNA region includes the following protein-coding sequences:
- the LOC116037285 gene encoding LOW QUALITY PROTEIN: glyoxal reductase-like (The sequence of the model RefSeq protein was modified relative to this genomic sequence to represent the inferred CDS: inserted 2 bases in 1 codon; substituted 1 base at 1 genomic stop codon) encodes the protein MTFAPELSCTTIPLSNGLQIPLFGLGTSHNGGYSHEAIVYALTECGVRHIDTAKRYGCEKKLGDAITESGIPRSDLWVTNKLWHGDYGYKAAKKACLDSCSQMGVEYFDLYLMHWPXSSXPGCSNKEMRAETWRALEELYKEGLCCAIGVSNFLVHHLEELKEDCTVVPRIHQVEYHPFQQPNHLMEYCRQEGIVFEGYSPLAKGQVLSNPTVLQIAEKYSRTPAQICIRWSIQNGVVTIPKSTKKKRIQENCQVFGFQLEESDMAALGGLHDGRRVSWDPTNVE
- the extl2 gene encoding exostosin-like 2 isoform X2, producing MSANKMRVPRCCMGLRRAYLVWPILLLLLVGAALTALLPPAEDQGGVGGLGVLKKNPTQDHHSDSIEEEQRFTIIIQTYNRTDILLKLLNHYQAAPHLQQIIIVWNNIGEQTPLKLWNSLGPHPVPLVFKEQTINNMRNRLQPFPEIDTDAVLMLDDDTLVSVPDISFAFSVWKQFPDQIVGFVPRKHVSTPGGVYSYGSFELQDPETAGGDKYSMVLVGAAFFHRRYLLLFQDQPQAVHALVDETQNCDDIAMNFAVALYLRKHSIGKVNKPSGVFVKPVDLRNLEKDARSGYQGMWHRPEHLLQRSYCMNRLTQIYGFMPLCFSNLMVSQFGFPSYANHKSRG
- the extl2 gene encoding exostosin-like 2 isoform X1; its protein translation is MSANKMRVPRCCMGLRRAYLVWPILLLLLVGAALTALLPPAEDQGGVGGLGVLREHTVYVREVTSQKKNPTQDHHSDSIEEEQRFTIIIQTYNRTDILLKLLNHYQAAPHLQQIIIVWNNIGEQTPLKLWNSLGPHPVPLVFKEQTINNMRNRLQPFPEIDTDAVLMLDDDTLVSVPDISFAFSVWKQFPDQIVGFVPRKHVSTPGGVYSYGSFELQDPETAGGDKYSMVLVGAAFFHRRYLLLFQDQPQAVHALVDETQNCDDIAMNFAVALYLRKHSIGKVNKPSGVFVKPVDLRNLEKDARSGYQGMWHRPEHLLQRSYCMNRLTQIYGFMPLCFSNLMVSQFGFPSYANHKSRG
- the parla gene encoding presenilins-associated rhomboid-like protein, mitochondrial isoform X2 → MAWRGCVMKWAKTEFIRSNNTTSRSSRLNPHNQQRCSFRREAKRPDTKKGNVTQETKASPSEAGTPGPPPPPKVPRPTLLKPLMFTVGFTGCSFGAAAILQYETLKSRVTTAKAEEESEKLLQGSQDMVYWHDWWNKLSGFQRQLLLLVSMVDDFWSSLTEGQKTVTGIIAVNAVVLCCWRIPSMQRSMIKYFTSNPASKTRCLPMVLSCFSHYSIIHMVANMYVLWTFSSGIVSLLGKEQFLALYLSAGVISTMVSYMCKTATGRLHPSLGASGAVMAVLAAVCAKVPEAKLGIIFLPMITFTAGNALKVLVAIDTAGLILGWRLFDHAAHLGGALFGVWYVAYGHKLIWRKREPLVKLWHDMRSPGAGGSRPGGGPGVSGGGGGAGPQ
- the parla gene encoding presenilins-associated rhomboid-like protein, mitochondrial isoform X1; the encoded protein is MAWRGCVMKWAKTEFIRSNNTTSRSSRLNPHNQQRCSFRREAKRPDTKKGNVTQETKASPSEAGTPGPPPPPKVPRPTLLKPLMFTVGFTGCSFGAAAILQYETLKSRVTTAKAEEESEKLLQGSQDMVYWHDWWNKLSGFQRQLLLLVSMVDDFWSSLTEGQKTVTGIIAVNAVVLCCWRIPSMQRSMIKYFTSNPASKTRCLPMVLSCFSHYSIIHMVANMYVLWTFSSGIVSLLGKEQFLALYLSAGVISTMVSYMCKTATGRLHPSLGASGAVMAVLAAVCAKVPEAKLGIIFLPMITFTAGNLQIRDVNLCMSKTDNVL